The nucleotide window TCTGATACTCGGGGCCAGCGATGGTAGCTTCCATGGCTTCTTCGGGGCTTAGATCACCTTCATTATCCAAGAACAATGTCAGTAGATTCTTCGAAAACCCACTTAACAGCGCCACTCCTTTCTGAGTGGATGGCACCGGGGTGGCGATCGAATCTCTCAGATTCCAAAAAACTATCTGAGGCAAAACAGAACCATACCCTTTCTCTCTAAATTTCCTAGTGATAACTTGGTAACCGGTCTCCCAAGATTTTGCAGACGCTCGATCAAACTCCATGTCACTAAATACAAATATCCTCTTAATCATCTGATCCTCCTTCAGATTCCCATTGACAGCCACATCCAATATTCGATCAAACACCTTCTGGAAATCAGTGTTGAACCCCCAATCCATGTATCTCACAAACCTTGCCTTGGACTTCAGATCATCCCCCTTAATCACATGAAGCTCAGGCTCAGCACTGAAACTAATCACCTTCCCTTTCCATGGTTCCTCGCTCAATTCAGACACCAACAACCCCAATGCCACAGACACCTCCATAGGGGTCCCATACATACTCGCAGACACATCAGACACTGCAAGACAATTTTTCATCTTTCCTTTCTTGAGcaaatcatcaacaattctCTTCCACTGCAACTCATCCACTTCTCCACCATATCCATTCAAAAAAGACTTTATAATCTTATGAGGAAGCAAAGCACCAGCAGCCATAGTAGTCTTCCCTGCCTTCACATCCTGCAAGTACTTCTCAAACCTCTCCTCATCATGCTTCAAAAACTTCTCCTTATAAAACTCCATGGCCACAGAAGCAACCCTATTATAAGGAATCAAACCCCATTGATTAGCCCCAATAAACACCTCAGGCAATTGCAACGCCTTCCTCAACGGCACCAACACATCTTTCCTCAAACGATCACGAACCCTATAAGCATAATGCGCCTCCTCCACACCTTCATATTCCTCCCGAGGGAATATCCTCTTGGCAATGGTCTCACACAGAAGAGTTGACCGATCAAAGGAAGAGTAAAGAGAGGGGCACCATTTAGCAGCAAGACTGATTTTTCTGGGTGACCCAGATTTCaaaaactcaagatccttcttCAAACAATCAGCAAAATGATGAGAGATACAATTATGAAGGAACTTAAAATCAGGGTCACGATTGTATCGATCAACAAGCTTCTTAGCCAAGGCAATCCTCTTCTCTTCCTTCAAAGCGTGAGCAGTTTCTTTCTGAGCCTTAGCTCTCGCAGCCACCTCTTCACCTTTGTTATCCTTGACGTCCTTGTTCTTGTTGTGGTgtagttgttttttatttatttctctcctTGATGTTGATGAAAATTTCCTTTGCCACTCTTCTTTCTGCTTTTCGCGAACTTCAAAACCTTCGAGAAGACGGTAGAGGATCTCAGGGAGATCTTTGAAGTAACCAAAGGCAGCGAATGAAGAAACATTGGTAGCTAGGGTTTTAGGGTGATTTTCATGCAACCAGAGAGCAGCAGCGTAGAAGCCTTCTTTATTGGACTTGCCGGTACCACGAACACCACGGAGGTTACAGACGAGTTTGAGGGTGGTGAGTGGGTTATGGGACCATGCTAGTTTGAGTCTCTCGACA belongs to Medicago truncatula cultivar Jemalong A17 chromosome 6, MtrunA17r5.0-ANR, whole genome shotgun sequence and includes:
- the LOC25497069 gene encoding uncharacterized protein encodes the protein MAAVTSLVHLRPRISISSFSSQLYFSTTMPAVTLLGPPEIYTLKSNPNPNPTTITTAETTTTTNNVFVDQMVDNFNSLASNRNPLMGFTENMSPTFLSTGNPCLDFFFHVVPDTPSETLVERLKLAWSHNPLTTLKLVCNLRGVRGTGKSNKEGFYAAALWLHENHPKTLATNVSSFAAFGYFKDLPEILYRLLEGFEVREKQKEEWQRKFSSTSRREINKKQLHHNKNKDVKDNKGEEVAARAKAQKETAHALKEEKRIALAKKLVDRYNRDPDFKFLHNCISHHFADCLKKDLEFLKSGSPRKISLAAKWCPSLYSSFDRSTLLCETIAKRIFPREEYEGVEEAHYAYRVRDRLRKDVLVPLRKALQLPEVFIGANQWGLIPYNRVASVAMEFYKEKFLKHDEERFEKYLQDVKAGKTTMAAGALLPHKIIKSFLNGYGGEVDELQWKRIVDDLLKKGKMKNCLAVSDVSASMYGTPMEVSVALGLLVSELSEEPWKGKVISFSAEPELHVIKGDDLKSKARFVRYMDWGFNTDFQKVFDRILDVAVNGNLKEDQMIKRIFVFSDMEFDRASAKSWETGYQVITRKFREKGYGSVLPQIVFWNLRDSIATPVPSTQKGVALLSGFSKNLLTLFLDNEGDLSPEEAMEATIAGPEYQKLVVLD